In Portunus trituberculatus isolate SZX2019 chromosome 28, ASM1759143v1, whole genome shotgun sequence, one genomic interval encodes:
- the LOC123510290 gene encoding uncharacterized protein LOC123510290, which produces MRRGGPYKNKGGAGSSWGAGSSWGAGSSWGTGSNDATAGSGRGLYDQRKYEKYQESHSSKYYKHDPDKPYNHVLNTTGCKAFSIRKSGDKTPHARVPGFPGQTKVVVENAGFQETGRNQEWNKGHGHAMLTGRKDNNRCEPHHMDGMVRKVVTQVGDKTKTNYHDRHGNCYSKVSSSQSAGVVSGLSSNTHQFPPVTYEKRQSHVKGWHFVHFCQGGPPLTDD; this is translated from the coding sequence ATGCGGAGAGGAGGCCCctacaaaaataaaggaggagcaggatctAGTTGGGGAGCAGGATCTAGTTGGGGAGCAGGATCTAGTTGGGGAACAGGATCTAATGATGCAACAGCAGGTAGTGGACGTGGATTATACGACCAGAGAAAGTATGAAAAGTACCAAGAGTCACACTCATCTAAGTATTACAAGCACGATCCAGACAAACCTTACAACCACGTACTAAACACGACAGGATGTAAAGCATTTTCGATAAGAAAATCAGGCGACAAAACACCCCATGCACGAGTTCCGGGATTCCCAGGGCAGACAAAAGTAGTGGTGGAGAATGCGGGGTTCCAGGAAACAGGCCGGAACCAGGAATGGAATAAGGGTCACGGCCACGCTATGCTCACTGGCAGGAAAGACAACAACCGCTGCGAGCCCCACCACATGGATGGGATGGTGAGAAAGGTTGTGACGCAGGTAGGAGACAAAACAAAGACGAATTATCACGACAGACATGGAAATTGTTACTCAAAGGTTAGCAGTTCCCAGAGTGCCGGTGTAGTATCCGGACTCTCATCCAACACACACCAGTTTCCACCGGTCACgtatgaaaaaagacaaagtcACGTGAAGGGCTGGCACTTTGTTCATTTCTGCCAAGGAGGGCCACCATTGACTGACGACTAA